GAAAAGCGGCCACTTAGGACATCCGCAGAGCTCGCAGAGAAAAGCTAAATAAATATTGGTTAAAACTAAGGCTTAAAGGAGTTGATTAACCTCTGCGTGCTCCGCGTGCTCTGCGAGAGACGCCCTTCAGGTTTTTACCGCCCGGGTGATCGTCGCGATCCCCATCGTGAGTGAATCGACCTTGATATCGGTGAATCCGCACGTGGCGATGAGCTGTTTGAACGCGTCGGGCGAGTAGAACGCATTAATGGACCGGGGAAGATATAAATAAGGCTTGGCCTTTTTCGTGACCAGCATCGCGATAAAAGGCATGACCTTGAATACATACCATTCATAGGGTACGCGGAACCAGGAGACGTGGGGTCTCGTGAGTTCGAGGCAGATGAATTTTCCGCCGGGTTTCAGCACCCGGTTGATCTCCGTCAGGGCCACTGAGGTGTCGGGTATATTCCGTATGCCGTACGCCACAGTGACCGCATCGAATGTATTGTCCGGGAAGGAGATGCTCTTCGTGTCCGAGAAAATGAATGAGACATTCTGGTAACGGTTGCCCTTTCTGATCTCCGCGAGCTCGAGCATCTCCTTGCAGTAGTCCGTCCCCATGACCGAGCCCCCGGGGCCGACTCGCCGGGAAAGCAGAAAAGCCAGCTTGCCGGTGCCGGTACAGACATCGAGCACCTGATCGCCTTTATGGATACCCGATCGTGACACCGCCTGTGTGCGCCAGATATGATCGAACCCGAAACTGAAACCGCTGGTGAGAAGATCAAGATGGGGTGCGACGGTGGAAAAGATATTTTTTATATAAAGGTCTTTCCGTTTGAACGACATATCAGCAGAGTAACTCCCTTGTGCGATGAAAATAAGCCGCAGAGATCCGATCGCACTGCTTGCGGATTCAAAGTGCATGCCCGAATCTCAGCGGACACTATACCATACGGTTTCCCATATTTCAACAGGCCGGTGCTCACCGGTGTTGATGGAAAGCAACGGCCGCCACATTCACCTTCTGCGTCGGCAATCATCATTCTCTAAAACACAATTCACGGAATATATCGTAGTTCATATGACATCAGGTGAAATAACCATGTGAAAGTGGTTATTTCACCAATTTTACAGAAATATATTTATCATTTTTCAAATAACTCTTTGTAATATATAAGATCTAAAACTAATAAACCATTGGCATGATCATTGCTTTTTATTAATTAAATGAGATGTTGTTTTATTACGCCTGCGAAAGGAGGTGGCAACTCTTATAAGGCATCTGTGCCGGAGAATGCTTCTTCTTGTTGTAAATCGGTCCTAACTTCACAAAACAAACAGGTAAAAGGAGAAAAAAATGAACCCTATTATTCTAGTTTCCATTCTCACCTTGACATTCACTCTGGGCACAAACACTGCAATGACCGAGGTGTTCGCAGGCACCGGCAACCCGGAACAATGTAATGACGGTATCGATAACAATCTGGATTCTCTTATCGACTGCGCTGATCCTGATTGCGCAAACGATTCATCATGTAAAGTAGCATTAAACATAAAACACAGCGGCAGCGGCCGGTCCAGCGGCGCATCTTCCTGTATGAAGTGTCACGACCGTCAAAAGGGAACTGATGCGCAAAATTCAGGTCATCTTCGCGGCACTACCGGCGGTGCACCCTGTGTCAGCTGGTAAGAGAGTGCGCCGTGAAAAGCCCTGGTACCTGGATTGGCTTGAAGACACATTACGGCCACAATTATCAGATGATCTCTGAGGCCATCCACAAGTTCAGATCCATTGACCACAGTAGGTCCCTTCAGGTCTGTTCAGATCGGTTTTTCTCCCGATGAGGTGAAAACACGATAACCATTCCGCTCTGGCGAGGAATTACCGGGGTGGAGAAAATCGATGACAGGAAACGCAGGCATTACCCTACTATATTAAACTCCCGCACACGGTACTTTGCCCCGAGTTCTTCGGCGATCTTTCGGCAGGCTTCGATGTCCACACCGGGCGCGGAGACCACGGTGGCTGTCACGTCGGGGATATATTTCTTCGCCTCGCGGATAAATTCCTTGACCGCCTCGTAGGTCGGAGCACCGAACTGGGACTGTGAAATTTTCTCATAGACCTCCGCGTTCTGGGCATTCAGGCTAACGCTCACGGCGTCCACCAGCCCGGCCAGCTCAGGCAGCACGTTCCGTTTGTGAATAAGGTTCGCGTGGCCGTTCGTGTCGATGCGCACCTTGCCGCCGCGCTGCTTCACCTCTGCGGCCACGGCCTTGACCACATCGAGCCGGATCAGCGGCTCTCCGTATCCGCAAAACACGACCTCGTCATATCGCTTCGGATCCCCGATCTCCTTGATGAGTTCATCCGCCGATGGCTCTTTGCGCAATCGGAGATTGTGCCCCTTCACAAAATCGGTGTGATAC
The nucleotide sequence above comes from Nitrospirota bacterium. Encoded proteins:
- the ubiE gene encoding bifunctional demethylmenaquinone methyltransferase/2-methoxy-6-polyprenyl-1,4-benzoquinol methylase UbiE, encoding MHFESASSAIGSLRLIFIAQGSYSADMSFKRKDLYIKNIFSTVAPHLDLLTSGFSFGFDHIWRTQAVSRSGIHKGDQVLDVCTGTGKLAFLLSRRVGPGGSVMGTDYCKEMLELAEIRKGNRYQNVSFIFSDTKSISFPDNTFDAVTVAYGIRNIPDTSVALTEINRVLKPGGKFICLELTRPHVSWFRVPYEWYVFKVMPFIAMLVTKKAKPYLYLPRSINAFYSPDAFKQLIATCGFTDIKVDSLTMGIATITRAVKT